GAGCCAGACCAGGCGCTCGCCGGTGAAGCCGGTCGGCACGTTGTGGCCGTCGGTGATGTTCTTGACCTCGACGCTGAAGTCCAGGCCGTCGCTGTCCGCGTCCTCGATGACGATGTCGCCCAGCATGTAGCCGTTGCGCAGCAGTTCCAGGCGCTTCTTCCTGGCGGTGGCGAGGCGGGCGAACTGCACGTCGAGGATCTCGCGGGCGTCGTAGCGGTCGTCCGGGGCTTCCCAGCGCTCCGGGAAGACCTGGTCGTCGCTCACCGTGTCCTCGAAGGCGTCGGTGCCCCAGCCGGCCTCGACGTCGAACTTCAGCCAGTCCTCGAGAGTCGCCAGCTTCTGGGCGTCGCTGTTATGCGGGAAGATCCCGGGATGGATCACCGAGTAGTCCGGGCCGGCGAAGGTGTGGTCGGTCAGCTTCCGCGGCTTGGTCTCGACCCCGCCGACTTCGGCGGCCGGCCCGTGGGCGTAGCCGCTGGCGACGCCCTGGACCTTGCCCATGTGGCAGTCCTGGCAGGTCTCGCCGCGCGCCGCCGCCGGCGACATGCGGTACTCGCTGAAGGCCTCCTCCAGGCGGAAGCCGTTGAACAGGGTCACGTCGTGGCAGCTGCCGCAGAAGGTCGAGGAGGAGATGCCCGCGAACTTCTTGACCTGGGTGTGGATCTGGCGGCCCTGCTGCTCGCGCTCGGTGACCACGCGGTAGTCGTCGTCCTTCAGCACGCGCTCCAGCTCCGAGTTGCCGGTCGGGCCGTAGACCGGCTCCAGGAGGTCGCCCTCCTGCAGGCCGATCCGGCCGCTGGCCTTGTTGTAGGCCTTGTTGACCCGGTGACAGACCACGCAGGTGATTCCCTCGCGCGAGGTCGGGTGGCGCTCCAGGTTGGAGATGAAGGGCGACTCGCCGAGGTTGGCGCCGACCTGGTTGTGGCAGCGCAGGCAGAAGTCGCCCATCGAGCTGCTGGTGCTGAAGTTGAGGAAGTTGTTGATCGCCATGTAGACGGGGCTGAGCTGCGCGTAGGAGTGCTGCGAGACCGACCACTCCTTGTAGTGCTTCGGATGGCAGGTGCCGCAGGTCGCCGCTGAGGGATAGCGGGTCTCCTGGAACAGCAGCTCGTGCTGGCGCTCGGCCTCGTCGAAGAAGGCCTCCTCCTCCTCGGCCCCGGGTCCGGCCTCGGCGGGTGCGGCCTCCACCGCCTCGGCCAGCGTTTCCGCTTCGACCTCGGGCGCTTCGGCCCTGGGCGCTTCGACCGGCTCGCCGCGTTCGGAGCCGACGGCGGGCCAGGCGACAGTGGCGCAGATCGTGAATGCGATCGTGAGCGCGAGGAACTTGGGCTTGGGGGGGAGCTGTGACGACATGGCGAGGGCCTCTCCTGTGACTGCGTCACTCGGCCCTCGGCGAGAAACCCGCCCTGCTTGGGAAACCCGGCCCTACCTGGGAAATCGGATTCGGACAACCGAAGGACCAGAGCCGCAGTCAGCATTCTGTCCGGCGGAGACCGCGCTCGGTAAGCGAAATTGATGCGTCAATCCGGTGACAGAATTCGGCGCGCTGCGACCTTTCGCGTCGGGAAGCGGCTGCCACCGGCCGCGCAGCGTCACGGCTCTACACAGAAATCACACATCATGGCCGGGGTGCGGCTGCATAATATATGAGCGTCCGCGAAAACGGTGTTGAGCGGCCCAGCAGTCGAGAAATCGCGCCATGACAGGAAGTGTCGGATCGAACCGCGCGCTGCCCCGCCAGCGCCTTCAACACCCTGCGGCCGGCGCGGCGCTCGGCCGTGGCGATGGACATGCCGGGTCGCTTGTCCTCGGGCCTCGGCTGCGCCTTGCGCTCGCCTGCCTGCTGGCGGCCCTGGTCCTCGCCCTGGCCGCGCCGGGCCGCGGCGTCGCCGGCGAGGTCGCCTGGGAGCGCTACTCCGATCTCGGTCGCAAGGCGCTTCAGGATCAGGACTACGGCGAAGCCCGCGCGATGTTCGAGGCGGCGCTGCGCGAGGCCGAGCAGATCTCGCCCTGGGACATGAGGGTCGGCCACAGCCTCAACGACCTGGCCGCGACCTACTACGCCGAGGGCGGTCATGCCGAGGTCGCCGAGCTCCTGACCCGGGCCCTGCAGGTGATCGAGGTCGGGCTCGGGCCGGACCATCCGGACGTCGCCCAGGTTCTCAAGAACCTCGCGGCGGTCGAATACCTGCAGAACGATTACGCCTCGGCCGAGACCAAGATGCTCCGCGCCGTGGAGATCTGGGAGGCCAGCCTGGGCGGCGACAACCACAGCGTCGCCGCCGCGCTGAACAACCTCGCCGGCATCTACGAGGCCCAGGGACGCCATCCCGAGGCCGCGATCGCGCTGGAGCGCTCGCTGCTGATCTGGGAGAAGATCGTCGGCCCCGACCACGAGGCCGTGGTCGAAAGCCGGCGCCAGCTGAACGAGCTGCAGCGGGTCCACGGGCTCCTGCCCTCCGCAGTCGCGGCGGACCGCTCCCGCCAGGTCGCGCCGGCCGCCCGGGCCGCCGGGCTCGAGGCGCCAACCCGGCCGCAGCCGGCCGCGGCCATTCCGGCGCCGGCCGCAGCGCCGGAACCGGCGCCGGCCGCAGCGGCCGCCCCGGCGCCGCAGATCGCAGCGCCGGATACGATCTTCCTGGAGCCGGCCGGCCAGGCCGCGCCGGCGGGGATCGACGCGGCGGCCAGCCCCGCGCGCAGCCCGCCCGTCGAGGCGGCGCCGGCCCGGGTGCAGGTCGCCCAGGCCGCGCCGGCGGTCCGCCTGATCAACCTTCACCTCGGGTCCTTCCGTTCCCAGGCCTCGGCCGAGGACAGCCGCAGCCGCGTCCTCGATAGCTACCGGGACATCCTGGCGGCGCAGGAGATTTGGGTCGAGCGGGCACAGGCCGGACCGCGCGGCGACTTCTTCCGGGTCATGGCCGGCCCTTACGAGAGCGCCTCCGTCGCCCAGGACGTCTGCACCCGCCTGCAAAGCCTGCGCCAGGACTGCTTCCTACGTCAGCGCTGAACCGGGGCCCGCCGCGTCTCTGAAACGAACTCGCGTTCCGGCCGCACGCTGGGCCGGGCTCGCCATAGGGGAGTGGTCTTTCGCTTCGGTCCGCGGTTGCGCGTCGGCTCTTCTACTGCAGGCGCTGCAGGACCCGGCGGGCCTCCTCGTTGCTCGCCGATCGTTGCTGGAGCCACTTGATCAGCTTCTCCAGCCGAGGCACGGCGCTGGCGTCGCCGGCATCGATCGCCCGCCGGTACCAGGCCACCGCGCTCTCGGGGTTCGGCGTCATGCCGACCACCCCGGCCTCCTGGTAGTAGACCGGGTCGAAGGTCAGAGCCATGCCGGCGGCGGCGGCGGCGTCGCCTTGGTTGAAGGCCTGCTCGTAGAGCAGCCGCGCGGAGGAGAAGTCGCCCATCTGCAGGAACTCCTGCGCCCGGGCGGTCAGGGGATTGCTGCTCCTCGGAAGCGGCGCAGTCACGGCGCCGGCGGCGCCGAGGCCGCCCGTGACCCCGGCCGGCTGGCCTTGCAGGGCGGGCGTCGTCGCGGCGTCGAGCGGCAGACTGACGCTGGACGAGACCTGGCCGGCGGGCTGGCTCGCCGCCGGGGCCGCCGCGAGCCGGTCCAGCAGGTCGCTGGTGATCTGCCCGGTCGGCTCCAGGCCGGCGGAGATCTGGTAAGCCCGAATCGCGTCAGTGGTCTCGGGGCCGATCTGGCCCGAGACGCCGCCGGGGCGGAAGCCCGCTTCGCGCAGGCGCCGCTGGACCATGGCGATGATCTCCGGGCTGGCGCCGGTGGCGACCGGCTGCGCCGGCCGGAGCGGCTGGGCCGGCGCCGCGGCGACGCCGGCGGGGGCCGCCGTCTGCGGCAGCACGCTGCAGGGATCGCCGTAGCCCGCGTCCTCGATCTGGCCGCAAAGGTCGTCGGCCGTCACCGGGCTGAACAGCGGGCCCGCGACCACGTAGTAGACCGGCGCGCCGCCCTGGGCCTGCTGCGCCCGCAGCGACACCTTGAGGCTGCCCAGGAGGTTGGCGTAGGTGGCCTCCAGGCGCGCCTGCATCTGATCGGCCTGCTGGATGGTGAGCGCCGGAGAGAGCTGGATCATGTAGTGGCTGACCGTCGCGGCCGCGGGTCCGGTCCCGAGGCTGCCGCCCTGGGCCGTGCCCGGCGGGGCCGTGCCTTGCGGATCGGTCAGGGCGCTGCTTGGCTCCTCCGAACCCTTGAAGAGCAGCAGGTAGCCAGCCTGGTAGGTCAGGAAGACCACGCCGACGAGGAGTCCCAGGATCACGGCGGATTCGATCACGACCCGCCAGACGAAGCGTTTGACCGTCGGGTCGGTCTCCGACTGAACGGGCCGGTCCCGGTAGCCCGCGAAATCGAAGTCCTGGCGACGGCGATCCGAAGGATGCGGCATGGGATAGGTGCTTTGGCGCCGAGAAAAGCCTCGTTTAAGTCGAGACATCAAGAGGGCACCTCCTCTCAGAAGAAGGCGCTAAGTGGGGCCATCCTCTTTGTTTTTCCCTCTCCAGCGGCACGTGTAGCCACCGAGGCCGTAGACTACGGCCTGCAGATGACCCAAGAATAACGCGGATTGCAGCGGCCGATGGCGTGACATCTTTGAGCCTTTCATGTGCCATAAAACCGTAGCGTGTAAAGTAATGGCATAGATTGCGCCCGATTCGTTGTCTTGGAAAGGTTAATAAAACCTTACATTGACGGCACGCTCGCGGCCTGCTTCAAAGGCGCCGGCCCGGATGGGGACGCCGCGCGGTCGCGCCGCGGCGACTCGGCGATTTACAACCGCGAGGGCGCCGAGCGGGGCTTGGCCCCGGCCGGGCCTTCGGCGCCGCCCCCTGGAACTCGGCAAGCAGAGACCAAGAGGATCCCAAGTGCAGATCCGCAACATCGCCATCATCGCGCACGTCGACCACGGCAAGACCACCCTGGTCGACGCCCTGCTGCGTCAGAGCGGCACCTTCCGGGCGAACCAGCAGGTCGCCGAGCGGGTGATGGACAGCAACGAGCTGGAGCGCGAGCGCGGCATCACGATCCTCGCCAAGTGCGCCTCGGTGGCGTGGCAGGGCGTGCGGATCAACATCGTCGACACCCCCGGCCACGCCGACTTCGGCGGCGAGGTCGAGCGCATCCTCGACATGGTCGACGGTGTCCTGCTGCTGGTCGACGCCGCCGAGGGCCCGATGCCGCAGACCAAGTTCGTCACCGCCAAGGCCCTGCGCCTGGGGCTCAAGCCCATCGTCGTGGTCAACAAGGTCGACAAGCCCGACGCCCGCCCCGACTTCGTCCACGAGGAGGTCTTCGACCTCTTCGTCGCCCTGGGCGCCACCGAGGCGCAGCTCGACTTCCCGATTCTCTTCGCCTCGGCCAAGCAGGGCTGGGCGCGCCTCGACTCGGCCGAAGCCGGAACCGATATGGCGCCGCTCTTCGATACTGTGGTCGCCAAGGTCCCGGCCCCCGCCGTGCCCGAGGACGGGCCCTTCCGCCTGCTGGCCACGACCCTGGAGAGCGATCCCTACCTGGGCCGGGTCCTGACCGGCCGGATCTTCTCCGGCAGCGTCCGCCCGAACATGACCGCCAAGGCCCTCTCCCCCGACGGCAAGACGGTCGAGCAGGCCCGCATCACCAAGGTCCTCGGCTTCCGCGGTCTCGGCCGCCAGGGGATCGAGGAAGCCGAGGCCGGCGACATCGTCGCCCTGGCCGGCTTCGGCACCGCGACCGTCGCCGACACCCTCTGCGATCTCGCCGTGGAGGAGGGCCTGCCGGCGCAGCCGATCGACCCGCCGACCCTGGCCATGATCTTCTCGATCAACGACTCGCCGCTGGCCGGCCGCTCCGGCAGCAAGGTCACCTCGCGGATGATCCGCGACCGGCTCTTCGCCGAGGCCGAGGGCAACGTCGCGATCCGGGTGTCCGAGACCGAGTCCAAGGACGCCTTCGAGGTCGCCGGGCGCGGCGAGCTGCAGCTCGGCGTCCTGATCGAGACCATGCGCCGCGAGGGCTTCGAGCTCTCGATCAGCCGCCCGCGCGTGCTGACCAAGGCCGACCCCGAGACCGGCCAGACCCTCGAGCCCTTCGAGGATGTGGTGGTCGACGTCGACGAGGCCTACGCCGGCGCGGTGGTCGAGGCGCTCGGCAGGCGCCGCGGCCGCATGGAGGATATGCGGCCTTCGGGCGGCGGCAAGCAGCGCCTGA
This region of Kiloniellales bacterium genomic DNA includes:
- a CDS encoding tetratricopeptide repeat protein, giving the protein MTGSVGSNRALPRQRLQHPAAGAALGRGDGHAGSLVLGPRLRLALACLLAALVLALAAPGRGVAGEVAWERYSDLGRKALQDQDYGEARAMFEAALREAEQISPWDMRVGHSLNDLAATYYAEGGHAEVAELLTRALQVIEVGLGPDHPDVAQVLKNLAAVEYLQNDYASAETKMLRAVEIWEASLGGDNHSVAAALNNLAGIYEAQGRHPEAAIALERSLLIWEKIVGPDHEAVVESRRQLNELQRVHGLLPSAVAADRSRQVAPAARAAGLEAPTRPQPAAAIPAPAAAPEPAPAAAAAPAPQIAAPDTIFLEPAGQAAPAGIDAAASPARSPPVEAAPARVQVAQAAPAVRLINLHLGSFRSQASAEDSRSRVLDSYRDILAAQEIWVERAQAGPRGDFFRVMAGPYESASVAQDVCTRLQSLRQDCFLRQR
- the typA gene encoding translational GTPase TypA, which codes for MQIRNIAIIAHVDHGKTTLVDALLRQSGTFRANQQVAERVMDSNELERERGITILAKCASVAWQGVRINIVDTPGHADFGGEVERILDMVDGVLLLVDAAEGPMPQTKFVTAKALRLGLKPIVVVNKVDKPDARPDFVHEEVFDLFVALGATEAQLDFPILFASAKQGWARLDSAEAGTDMAPLFDTVVAKVPAPAVPEDGPFRLLATTLESDPYLGRVLTGRIFSGSVRPNMTAKALSPDGKTVEQARITKVLGFRGLGRQGIEEAEAGDIVALAGFGTATVADTLCDLAVEEGLPAQPIDPPTLAMIFSINDSPLAGRSGSKVTSRMIRDRLFAEAEGNVAIRVSETESKDAFEVAGRGELQLGVLIETMRREGFELSISRPRVLTKADPETGQTLEPFEDVVVDVDEAYAGAVVEALGRRRGRMEDMRPSGGGKQRLTFVAPSRGLIGYHGEFMTETRGTGVLHRLFREYGPYAGKIPGRRNGVLISNAKGKSVAYALANLEERAAFFIGSGVEVYEGMIIAENSRDNDLEVNPLKAKQLTNFRAAGSDEAIRLTPPRKLSLEQAIAYIADDELVEVTPETIRLRKRELDPHARKRQARRAESA
- a CDS encoding multiheme c-type cytochrome; translation: MSSQLPPKPKFLALTIAFTICATVAWPAVGSERGEPVEAPRAEAPEVEAETLAEAVEAAPAEAGPGAEEEEAFFDEAERQHELLFQETRYPSAATCGTCHPKHYKEWSVSQHSYAQLSPVYMAINNFLNFSTSSSMGDFCLRCHNQVGANLGESPFISNLERHPTSREGITCVVCHRVNKAYNKASGRIGLQEGDLLEPVYGPTGNSELERVLKDDDYRVVTEREQQGRQIHTQVKKFAGISSSTFCGSCHDVTLFNGFRLEEAFSEYRMSPAAARGETCQDCHMGKVQGVASGYAHGPAAEVGGVETKPRKLTDHTFAGPDYSVIHPGIFPHNSDAQKLATLEDWLKFDVEAGWGTDAFEDTVSDDQVFPERWEAPDDRYDAREILDVQFARLATARKKRLELLRNGYMLGDIVIEDADSDGLDFSVEVKNITDGHNVPTGFTGERLVWLEVTVFDAEGKVLFQSGDRDPNGDVRDLHSLYVHNGELPLDDYLFNLQSRFVVTQGRGGEREAVIPIPFTVTALPIVRPSTLSLILTGEPPTERNHRKGIEPLGNRWADYSVDGDALTGKGPYRATVKLNAQMIPVNLIAAVERVGFDYNMSARELADAVVAGAETLWEKEIVFEVDG
- a CDS encoding peptidoglycan-binding domain-containing protein, with the translated sequence MPHPSDRRRQDFDFAGYRDRPVQSETDPTVKRFVWRVVIESAVILGLLVGVVFLTYQAGYLLLFKGSEEPSSALTDPQGTAPPGTAQGGSLGTGPAAATVSHYMIQLSPALTIQQADQMQARLEATYANLLGSLKVSLRAQQAQGGAPVYYVVAGPLFSPVTADDLCGQIEDAGYGDPCSVLPQTAAPAGVAAAPAQPLRPAQPVATGASPEIIAMVQRRLREAGFRPGGVSGQIGPETTDAIRAYQISAGLEPTGQITSDLLDRLAAAPAASQPAGQVSSSVSLPLDAATTPALQGQPAGVTGGLGAAGAVTAPLPRSSNPLTARAQEFLQMGDFSSARLLYEQAFNQGDAAAAAGMALTFDPVYYQEAGVVGMTPNPESAVAWYRRAIDAGDASAVPRLEKLIKWLQQRSASNEEARRVLQRLQ